The following are encoded in a window of Poecile atricapillus isolate bPoeAtr1 chromosome 3, bPoeAtr1.hap1, whole genome shotgun sequence genomic DNA:
- the SULT6B1 gene encoding LOW QUALITY PROTEIN: sulfotransferase 6B1 (The sequence of the model RefSeq protein was modified relative to this genomic sequence to represent the inferred CDS: inserted 1 base in 1 codon; substituted 3 bases at 3 genomic stop codons) yields MPGEKDRQLIVDTETSSRTPKIRKKLIKQTLLRLVHLAAGFTWDSPQEAVITPQLHCGGPVGSLPSTSPQGHGEGAVGRGMKWLIXILNNLIFTPVQGIHVSTEXNFIKCGDPGKYQRIKXIPFLSILITHLNYNCLPNSIFKEEGTIVLFXNPKDTAVSFCHFHNNMPSVPSYSSRDEFFSGFMIDLQLGSCFDPAVTWNKHVGDKSSVIIVYEDVKGHIAHLAFAVLLSEPAGVKQIAASFGFSPTAEQIQAIAGRHTFQPVSVKAQETCGAVGLILFHKGVFGDWKNVFTEAQNQKLVTKFTVPRSS; encoded by the exons ATGCCGGGTGAGAAGGATAGACAACTGATAGTGGACACAGAGACATCCAGCAGAACCCCCAAGATACGGAAGAAGCTGATAAAGCAAACTCTGCTTCGACTGG TGCATCTGGCAGCTGGATTCACTTGGGACTCACCGCAGGAGGCAGTGATAACTCCACAGCTCCATTGCGGGGGGCCCGTGGGAAGCCTTCCAAGCACTTCcccacagggacacggggagggtGCTGTGGGTCGAG GTATGAAATGGCTTATCTAGATTTTAAACAATTTGATATTTACACCTGTCCAGGGTATACATGTAAGCACAG TGAATTTTATTAAATGTGGAGATCCAGGTAAATATCAG AGGATAAAATAGATTCCATTTCTAAGCATTTTGATAACACATCTGAATTATAATTGCCTCCCCAATTCTATTTTCAAGGAAGAAGGTaca ATAGTGTTGTTTTGAAACCCTAAAGATACAGCTGTTTCATTTTGCCATTTCCATAACAATATGCCAAGTGTCCCCAGTTACAGCTCCAGGGATGAGTTCTTTTCAGGATTCATGATAGATCT TCAGCTGGGATCCTGTTTTGATCCTGCAGTCACCTGGAACAAACATGTTGGAGATAAGAGTTCTGTGATCATAGTATATGAAGACGTGAAAGGG CATATTGCGCATCTCGCTTTTGCTGTACTGCTTTCAGAACCTGCCGGTGTAAAGCAGATAGCTGCATCCTTTGGATTCTCACCAACAGCTGAGCAGATCCAGGCCATTGCAGGAAGGCACACTTTTCAGCCAGTGAGTGTTAAAGCTCAGGAGACTTGTGGTGCTGTTGGCTTGATTCTTTTCCATAAAG GTGTTTTTGGAGACTGGAAGAATGTTTTCACTGAAGCTCAGAACCAGAAATTGGTTACCAAATTCACAGTGCCTAGAAGTAGCTAA